A region of Curvibacter sp. AEP1-3 DNA encodes the following proteins:
- a CDS encoding AAA family ATPase, producing the protein MAAYLDEEASVLLDACGLTEKLLCTKNVSTVRSAIKKLYQNAEESFAGAGVPAELATNVEQLARLIGLNQTDCRILEFVTLVFSDPRLLAIADGLGGLTTLQVNKLLSSVLRLPMDEVRQSLSAQSVLTKSGLLAVERKGTETFCSKINLISKDFADNMLFSVAEPADLIRETVTPLGSGHLQATDYDHVQQAYSLLHSYLNHSLSAEKRGVNVLVYGEPGTGKSQLARLLSKEVNAELFEVASQDSDGDPVSGTTRLRAYRVAQSLLVNRRALILFDEVEDVFEDQDQGLRKRSTTQSRKAWMNRTLEDNMLPTFWVSNSVSGLDPAFIRRFDMVIALPIPPRKKRLQIIQSACSDLMSPPALECIADSADLAPAVVARAASVVRSIQDAVAVAEIPKAIELLLNNTLAAQGHPKIKRSSSLPDEVYDPGLIQTDVDLTQLTAGMSGASARLCFYGPPGTGKTAFGQWVARQLDAPLLIKRASDLMSKWVGGSERNIADAFEQAATDGAVLMIDEVDSFLMDRRDASRSWEVSLVNEMLTQMESYEGVFIASTNLMEGLDQAALRRFDLKVKFDYLTTQQAFCLLGRHCTNLSLGEPTDTCKSELSKLSQLALGDFAAVARRHRFKPLSSPLDFVTALEVEVRLKQHAVRPMGFVH; encoded by the coding sequence ATGGCTGCTTACCTCGATGAGGAAGCATCGGTGCTCTTAGATGCCTGTGGACTTACCGAGAAACTGCTTTGCACCAAGAATGTGTCTACGGTGAGGAGCGCAATCAAAAAGCTCTATCAGAACGCCGAAGAGTCGTTTGCAGGCGCAGGAGTGCCGGCCGAGTTGGCTACAAACGTGGAGCAACTGGCTCGTTTGATCGGCTTGAATCAGACCGACTGCAGGATCCTGGAGTTTGTCACTCTAGTCTTCAGCGATCCGCGATTGTTGGCAATTGCAGATGGTTTAGGTGGGCTCACGACCTTGCAAGTGAACAAGCTTCTGTCCTCTGTTTTGCGATTACCGATGGATGAGGTTCGCCAGTCTTTGTCAGCACAGAGCGTTTTGACGAAATCAGGACTCTTGGCGGTGGAACGAAAGGGCACGGAAACCTTCTGTTCCAAGATCAATCTGATTTCTAAGGACTTCGCAGACAACATGTTGTTTTCCGTCGCTGAGCCAGCAGATCTGATCCGCGAAACCGTAACGCCATTGGGTTCTGGGCATCTGCAAGCCACAGACTACGACCATGTGCAGCAAGCCTACTCTTTGCTTCATTCCTATTTGAATCATTCTCTGAGCGCAGAGAAGCGAGGAGTCAACGTGCTTGTCTACGGGGAGCCCGGCACAGGGAAAAGCCAATTGGCCAGATTGCTGTCTAAAGAGGTCAACGCTGAGCTCTTTGAAGTCGCGAGTCAAGATAGCGACGGTGATCCGGTTAGTGGAACCACGCGTTTACGCGCGTACCGTGTGGCTCAGAGCCTATTGGTGAACCGGAGAGCACTGATTCTCTTTGATGAGGTGGAAGACGTCTTCGAAGACCAGGATCAGGGCTTGCGGAAACGAAGCACTACGCAGTCACGCAAAGCGTGGATGAACCGGACCTTAGAAGACAACATGCTTCCCACTTTTTGGGTGTCCAACTCAGTGAGCGGTTTGGATCCGGCATTCATCCGTCGTTTTGACATGGTGATCGCGTTGCCGATTCCACCGCGAAAGAAAAGACTTCAGATCATCCAAAGTGCATGTTCAGACTTGATGAGTCCCCCCGCGTTGGAATGCATTGCTGACTCTGCAGATCTGGCACCAGCCGTAGTGGCGAGAGCCGCATCGGTGGTGCGATCGATCCAAGATGCCGTAGCTGTAGCAGAGATACCTAAAGCCATAGAGCTTCTCCTTAACAACACACTTGCGGCGCAAGGACATCCGAAGATAAAACGGTCGTCGTCATTGCCCGACGAAGTCTATGACCCCGGTCTCATTCAAACCGATGTCGACCTGACGCAATTGACTGCTGGTATGTCCGGAGCATCTGCGCGACTTTGTTTTTACGGACCGCCTGGCACGGGGAAGACAGCGTTTGGTCAATGGGTAGCGCGTCAATTGGATGCTCCATTGCTCATAAAACGTGCGTCCGATCTGATGTCGAAGTGGGTGGGTGGGAGTGAACGAAACATCGCCGATGCATTCGAGCAGGCTGCAACAGACGGAGCGGTTCTCATGATCGATGAAGTCGATAGCTTTTTGATGGATCGACGTGATGCATCGCGTAGTTGGGAGGTCTCCCTGGTCAATGAAATGCTGACCCAAATGGAGTCCTACGAGGGTGTCTTTATCGCGTCAACCAATCTCATGGAAGGTCTTGATCAGGCGGCATTGCGGCGCTTTGATCTTAAAGTGAAGTTTGACTACCTGACGACCCAACAGGCGTTCTGCCTGTTGGGTCGTCACTGTACAAATCTTTCTTTGGGAGAACCTACGGATACCTGCAAGTCAGAACTCAGCAAACTCAGTCAACTTGCCCTAGGTGACTTTGCAGCGGTTGCCCGTCGGCATCGGTTTAAACCCCTGTCCAGTCCGCTTGACTTCGTCACTGCATTAGAGGTGGAAGTCCGACTTAAGCAGCATGCTGTGCGTCCAATGGGCTTTGTCCATTGA